One window of Phycisphaeraceae bacterium genomic DNA carries:
- the pyk gene encoding pyruvate kinase produces the protein MIPPTTPTAFTKIVATIGPGSDSPPVVRKLIEAGVAIFRFNFSHGDFAAHERRLDTVRQTSAELDRPIACLGDLQGPKIRVGKVEPPGISVEPGQTVVFRNDLEIARVEKSGAGEPIAAFPTTYPAIVREVEPGHKVLINDGAIRLLALPRERDGELRCTVTLGGGGLITSGKGINLPQSAVSAPAITDRDWECVSWAVENQLDFLALSFVRTAAEVLELKERLQSICPVTRYADLKGESASIPVIAKIEKPQAVENIRAIVEAADGIMAARGDLGVEMDIAQVPVVQKQLIAEAHAWGKPVIVATQMLESMIESPSPTRAEASDVANAVFDGADAVMLSAETATGKWPVVVVETMRRIASAAETRMSFAIQHHDAPHHLIQSKYQTAALAHGAWQIARDVGAKAVVCWSQAGGTARYLSQNDFDIPIIAYSSSHRACRRMAILRSVTAVCLKTPDAPSPLAQWNEQIDRFLVSRGIARQGDSIVIVCGRPLGVAKSVNLVAVHKVGDDEAGLRSHKHV, from the coding sequence ATGATTCCGCCAACTACTCCAACCGCATTCACCAAGATTGTCGCAACGATCGGGCCGGGAAGCGATTCTCCTCCCGTGGTGCGCAAGCTGATCGAAGCCGGAGTCGCGATCTTCCGCTTCAACTTCTCGCACGGTGATTTCGCGGCACACGAGCGCCGGCTCGACACCGTGCGCCAAACTTCGGCGGAACTCGATCGGCCCATCGCGTGCCTCGGGGATTTGCAGGGACCCAAGATCCGCGTCGGCAAAGTCGAGCCGCCCGGGATTTCCGTCGAACCCGGTCAAACGGTGGTTTTTCGAAACGATCTTGAGATCGCGAGGGTTGAGAAATCCGGGGCGGGCGAACCGATCGCGGCTTTCCCGACCACCTACCCGGCAATTGTGCGTGAGGTCGAGCCCGGTCACAAGGTGCTGATCAACGACGGTGCGATCCGCTTGCTCGCGCTTCCGCGCGAACGCGACGGCGAGCTGCGCTGCACGGTCACACTCGGCGGCGGCGGGCTGATCACAAGCGGCAAGGGCATCAATCTGCCGCAGAGCGCGGTCTCGGCGCCCGCGATCACCGACCGGGATTGGGAGTGTGTTTCGTGGGCGGTCGAGAATCAACTCGATTTCCTCGCGCTCAGCTTCGTGCGCACAGCCGCGGAAGTGCTGGAATTGAAGGAGCGCCTGCAGAGCATCTGCCCCGTCACGCGATACGCGGACCTGAAAGGTGAGTCGGCCAGTATTCCGGTAATCGCCAAGATCGAAAAGCCGCAGGCGGTCGAGAACATTCGGGCGATCGTTGAGGCAGCCGACGGGATCATGGCGGCGCGTGGCGACCTCGGCGTCGAGATGGATATCGCCCAGGTGCCCGTCGTTCAGAAGCAGCTCATCGCGGAAGCGCACGCGTGGGGAAAGCCGGTCATCGTCGCGACGCAGATGCTCGAGTCGATGATCGAGAGCCCTTCCCCGACGCGAGCGGAAGCAAGCGACGTGGCGAACGCGGTCTTCGACGGGGCGGACGCCGTGATGCTCTCAGCCGAGACGGCGACTGGAAAGTGGCCGGTTGTTGTGGTGGAGACAATGCGTCGGATCGCCTCCGCCGCCGAAACGCGGATGTCGTTTGCGATCCAGCATCACGACGCCCCGCATCACCTCATTCAGAGCAAGTATCAGACCGCGGCGCTGGCACACGGTGCGTGGCAGATTGCTCGCGACGTCGGCGCGAAGGCCGTTGTTTGCTGGTCGCAAGCCGGCGGAACGGCGCGTTATCTCTCGCAGAACGATTTCGATATTCCGATCATCGCGTACTCGTCTTCGCACCGCGCGTGCCGCCGGATGGCCATCCTTCGATCGGTCACCGCGGTCTGCCTGAAGACGCCAGACGCGCCTTCGCCCTTGGCGCAGTGGAACGAGCAAATCGATCGATTCCTCGTGTCGCGAGGAATTGCCCGCCAGGGAGACTCGATCGTCATCGTCTGCGGCAGACCTCTCGGCGTCGCGAAGTCGGTCAATCTCGTTGCCGTGCACAAGGTGGGGGATGACGAGGCGGGGCTTCGATCGCACAAGCACGTGTGA
- a CDS encoding extracellular solute-binding protein produces MSLRIVPLLAAFLLIIGVPFLLRPAGGSSVPAKDGPRLIIITPHVTQISAEFGPAFEAWHQRKYGTPVSIDWRGPLGTSEIIKLLQSQYTAAINSGAIAPDGSCKPGTIDYDLVFGGGSFDHGRLKSGEGVIVKVEKDGKQVSKNIPMSVPAGFTQAQLDEWFGRNEIGSALLYDPDQYWIGNALSGFGIVFNRDLLSRFGLKDPTSFEDLANPKLQGMVALADPRQSGSISTAFDAVLSNYGWEKGWRLLREMCANARYFTNSSTKPPIDISLGEGAIGLAIDFYGRSQAQAIARSGEDPSQVRVGYIDPKGTASIDADPVSILRGGPNPEMAKRFVEFVLSIEGQSLWNFRTQNADSPVLDGVKLGPKHYELRRMPIRRIMYEKYWKYLIDQVNPYELASSVKPAGWRSAIGVMMGAFAIDNSEEQRAAWKAINEARGDSSFPKTVLAEMEKTFYAWPTTLGADGKEIPFTPETFQAVRNTWKGPGAQRRAEIAYTKFFQQRYLEVVRLFEQARAKEQL; encoded by the coding sequence GTGAGTCTCCGAATTGTGCCACTACTTGCCGCGTTCCTGCTGATCATCGGCGTGCCGTTTTTGCTGCGACCGGCCGGCGGCTCGTCGGTGCCGGCGAAGGATGGGCCGCGGCTGATCATCATCACGCCGCACGTGACCCAGATCTCGGCGGAGTTTGGCCCCGCATTCGAGGCGTGGCACCAGCGAAAGTACGGAACGCCGGTCTCGATCGACTGGCGCGGACCGCTCGGGACAAGCGAGATCATCAAGCTGCTGCAAAGTCAGTACACCGCGGCAATCAATAGCGGCGCGATCGCGCCGGACGGATCGTGCAAACCGGGGACGATCGACTACGACCTCGTGTTCGGTGGCGGCTCGTTCGACCACGGGCGCCTGAAATCCGGCGAAGGCGTGATCGTGAAGGTTGAGAAGGACGGGAAACAGGTTTCCAAGAACATCCCGATGTCGGTGCCTGCGGGGTTCACGCAGGCGCAGCTCGACGAGTGGTTCGGCAGGAACGAGATCGGCTCGGCGCTTCTCTACGACCCGGATCAATACTGGATCGGGAACGCCCTTTCGGGATTCGGAATCGTGTTTAACCGCGATCTGCTTTCGCGATTCGGGTTGAAAGATCCGACATCGTTCGAAGATCTCGCGAATCCAAAGCTTCAGGGAATGGTCGCGCTCGCGGACCCGCGGCAATCAGGATCAATCTCGACCGCATTTGATGCTGTTCTGAGCAACTACGGTTGGGAAAAGGGTTGGCGCCTCCTGCGGGAGATGTGCGCGAACGCCCGCTATTTCACCAATTCGTCGACGAAGCCGCCGATTGACATCAGCCTCGGAGAGGGCGCGATCGGCCTCGCCATCGATTTTTACGGACGCAGCCAAGCGCAGGCGATCGCGCGATCGGGAGAAGATCCGTCGCAGGTCCGTGTCGGATACATCGATCCGAAAGGAACGGCATCCATTGATGCTGATCCGGTTTCGATTCTGCGCGGCGGACCCAATCCGGAAATGGCGAAGCGATTCGTCGAATTTGTGCTCTCGATCGAAGGGCAGTCTCTCTGGAATTTCCGGACGCAGAATGCGGACTCACCTGTTCTGGACGGTGTCAAGCTCGGGCCGAAGCACTACGAGCTTCGTCGCATGCCGATCCGGCGGATCATGTACGAGAAATACTGGAAGTATCTGATCGATCAAGTCAATCCGTACGAGTTGGCGTCTTCGGTGAAACCAGCAGGCTGGCGATCTGCGATCGGCGTGATGATGGGTGCGTTTGCGATCGACAATTCCGAAGAGCAACGAGCCGCGTGGAAAGCGATCAACGAAGCTCGCGGTGATTCTTCCTTCCCAAAGACCGTGCTCGCGGAGATGGAGAAGACTTTCTACGCATGGCCTACCACGCTGGGAGCGGACGGCAAGGAGATCCCATTTACTCCTGAGACATTCCAGGCCGTGCGGAATACGTGGAAGGGCCCAGGAGCCCAGAGGCGCGCGGAAATCGCCTACACCAAGTTTTTCCAACAGCGGTATCTCGAAGTCGTGCGGCTCTTCGAACAGGCTCGCGCGAAGGAACAGTTGTGA
- a CDS encoding SDR family oxidoreductase, whose amino-acid sequence MSEHGKKVAILTGAGSGIGLETARILHAAGFRLMLVGRDRRKLEATAEECPDAAIHSADMANSNAVEGMIADAATRFGRIDVLINNAGWTLLKPISEHSAEDIDHIFRLNAIGPCVAIARAIPHIVASGGGCIVNVASMAVVNPFPGLFAYAAAKASMSLMVKSIVNEEGRHGVRAFAIAPGAVETPLLRSLFAEHTLPRRRALAPETVANVILECIQGKRDAENGGTILLPSP is encoded by the coding sequence ATGAGCGAGCATGGCAAGAAAGTCGCGATCTTGACCGGGGCGGGCTCCGGAATCGGCCTGGAAACAGCTCGAATTCTGCACGCAGCGGGATTCCGGCTCATGCTGGTGGGCCGCGATCGAAGAAAGCTCGAAGCAACGGCAGAAGAGTGTCCCGACGCCGCGATTCATTCGGCCGACATGGCGAATAGCAATGCCGTCGAGGGAATGATCGCCGACGCGGCGACCCGGTTTGGGCGGATCGATGTTCTCATCAACAACGCCGGCTGGACACTTTTGAAACCCATCTCCGAACACTCTGCAGAGGACATTGATCACATCTTTCGGCTCAACGCCATCGGTCCGTGCGTCGCGATCGCTCGCGCAATCCCGCACATCGTCGCCTCGGGAGGGGGCTGCATCGTCAACGTCGCGTCAATGGCCGTGGTCAACCCATTCCCGGGCTTGTTCGCCTACGCCGCGGCAAAGGCGAGCATGTCGCTCATGGTCAAGTCCATCGTGAACGAAGAAGGCAGACACGGAGTTCGCGCGTTCGCGATCGCGCCCGGCGCCGTTGAGACTCCCCTTCTCCGGAGTCTCTTCGCCGAGCACACCCTGCCTCGTCGTCGCGCGCTCGCGCCGGAAACGGTAGCCAATGTGATTCTCGAATGCATTCAAGGAAAGCGGGACGCCGAGAATGGCGGGACCATTCTCTTGCCCAGCCCTTGA
- the aspS gene encoding aspartate--tRNA ligase — protein sequence MLRRTHTCGQLRDSDVGQTVTLNGWVHSYRGHGTGLVFVDLRDRFGLTQLVFDGEDSHKAILDAADKLRHEYVVAAKGKVRIRTGGENPKLATGKIEVVVDELEVLNKAETPPFLPDDNPQGGKLPNEELRLEHRYIDLRRPKMQHILGTRAKALKVTRDYFYENGFLEIETPILYKSTPEGAREFLVPSRHQPGEWYALPQSPQLFKQILMVAGADRYLQICRCFRDEDPRADRQAEFTQIDLEMSFVRREHVMEMMEGFVRRLWKEMCNYDVPPIRRMPYREAMEDYGIDRPDTRYDLKIKDISEVAAKADFGVFKDALAKGADRPKFNSGRGVVKALRVPGGAEKLTRKITDGYTEFVKGFGAGGAAVVKMNAQGALETGIAKFVEPIKAELVAALGMQPGDTVFFLADTYAVATKAIGELRQKVARDMGMVPKPGAEGGPWNFLIVIDFPMFEKNKETGKWIAMHHPFTGPRDDQAEAFVKADVDDEVTIESIVSAGYDIVLNGQEIAGGSVRIHDGAVQSKVFQLLGMSPAQAQEKFSFLLKALQFGAPPHAGIAFGFDRLIMNFVGTDNIRDVIAFPKTQTGADLMTKTPSAVTPQQLKDLHVASTFVKPG from the coding sequence ATGCTCCGTCGCACGCACACATGCGGCCAACTCCGCGATTCTGATGTCGGTCAGACCGTCACACTGAACGGCTGGGTTCATTCGTACCGGGGCCACGGCACCGGGCTAGTCTTCGTCGATCTTCGCGACCGCTTCGGTCTCACTCAGCTCGTCTTCGATGGCGAGGATTCGCACAAAGCGATCCTGGACGCGGCGGACAAGCTGCGCCACGAGTACGTGGTTGCCGCGAAGGGCAAGGTGCGCATCCGCACGGGCGGCGAGAACCCGAAGCTCGCCACCGGCAAAATCGAGGTCGTCGTCGACGAGCTCGAGGTTCTGAACAAAGCCGAGACGCCCCCTTTTCTTCCCGACGACAACCCGCAGGGCGGCAAGCTGCCGAACGAGGAACTTCGCCTCGAGCATCGCTACATCGATCTGCGGCGTCCGAAGATGCAGCACATCCTCGGCACGCGCGCCAAGGCTCTCAAAGTCACGCGCGACTACTTCTACGAAAACGGGTTTCTCGAAATCGAGACGCCGATTCTGTACAAGAGCACGCCGGAGGGCGCGCGCGAATTCCTCGTGCCGAGCCGGCACCAGCCGGGCGAGTGGTACGCGCTGCCGCAGAGCCCGCAGCTCTTCAAGCAGATCCTGATGGTGGCGGGAGCGGATCGCTATTTGCAGATCTGCCGCTGCTTCCGCGACGAGGACCCGCGCGCCGACCGTCAAGCCGAGTTCACGCAGATCGACCTCGAGATGTCGTTTGTTCGGCGCGAGCACGTGATGGAGATGATGGAAGGTTTTGTGCGGCGTCTCTGGAAAGAGATGTGCAATTACGACGTGCCGCCGATCCGTCGCATGCCCTATCGCGAGGCGATGGAGGACTATGGGATCGATCGGCCGGACACGCGCTACGACCTCAAGATCAAGGACATTTCCGAGGTCGCGGCAAAGGCCGACTTCGGCGTCTTCAAGGATGCACTCGCGAAGGGCGCGGACCGCCCGAAGTTCAACAGCGGCAGAGGTGTTGTCAAGGCGTTGCGCGTGCCCGGCGGCGCGGAGAAACTGACGCGCAAAATCACCGACGGCTACACCGAGTTCGTCAAGGGGTTCGGTGCCGGCGGCGCTGCCGTGGTCAAGATGAACGCGCAGGGCGCGCTTGAAACCGGCATTGCCAAGTTCGTCGAGCCGATCAAGGCCGAACTCGTCGCGGCACTGGGCATGCAGCCCGGCGACACCGTGTTCTTCCTTGCCGATACGTATGCGGTGGCGACGAAGGCGATCGGCGAACTTCGTCAGAAGGTCGCTCGGGATATGGGCATGGTGCCCAAGCCGGGCGCCGAGGGCGGTCCGTGGAATTTCCTCATCGTCATCGACTTCCCGATGTTCGAGAAGAACAAGGAAACGGGGAAGTGGATCGCGATGCACCACCCGTTCACGGGACCGCGCGACGACCAGGCCGAGGCATTCGTCAAGGCGGATGTGGACGACGAGGTCACGATCGAGTCGATCGTGTCGGCGGGTTATGACATCGTGCTGAACGGCCAGGAGATCGCGGGCGGCAGCGTGCGCATTCATGATGGCGCAGTGCAGAGCAAGGTTTTCCAACTGCTGGGCATGTCGCCCGCGCAGGCGCAGGAAAAATTCTCTTTCCTGCTCAAGGCGCTTCAGTTCGGTGCACCGCCTCACGCCGGAATCGCGTTCGGATTCGATCGGCTCATCATGAACTTTGTCGGCACGGACAACATCCGCGATGTCATCGCGTTCCCCAAAACGCAGACCGGCGCCGACCTCATGACCAAGACGCCGTCGGCCGTGACGCCTCAGCAGCTCAAGGACTTGCATGTCGCCAGCACCTTTGTGAAGCCCGGCTGA
- the crcB gene encoding fluoride efflux transporter CrcB — protein MAVNVLLNSSLVFLGAGAGGLLRYWIGAAVQNWWGSTFPIGTLLVNVSGCLAMGFFATAWMGPVLVREECRIAILIGVLGGYTTFSTFGRETLELISRGEWIRAGAYVLASVFVSLVAVWAGAVAAHKIYGA, from the coding sequence GTGGCCGTCAATGTTCTTCTCAATTCCTCGCTCGTCTTCCTCGGCGCTGGCGCAGGAGGGTTGCTCCGCTACTGGATCGGCGCTGCCGTTCAGAACTGGTGGGGATCGACTTTTCCGATCGGCACCCTCCTCGTCAATGTTTCAGGGTGTCTCGCGATGGGGTTTTTCGCGACAGCGTGGATGGGGCCGGTGCTCGTGCGCGAGGAATGCCGGATCGCGATTCTGATCGGAGTGCTCGGCGGCTACACCACATTCTCGACCTTCGGCCGCGAGACGCTCGAACTCATCTCCCGGGGCGAGTGGATTCGCGCCGGCGCGTATGTACTGGCGAGCGTGTTTGTGAGTCTTGTCGCGGTTTGGGCGGGCGCCGTCGCGGCGCACAAGATCTATGGAGCCTGA
- a CDS encoding DUF190 domain-containing protein has product MGTPLAHGIFHPPAPARRLTIYIGESDRWHGKPLYEEIVLKARELHLAGATVLRGPMGFGADSRIHTTKILRLSEDLPIVVQIVDSAANVSLLLAELEGMVSGGLVTVEDVGVAIYSPSAKSSGRV; this is encoded by the coding sequence ATGGGAACTCCCCTCGCACACGGAATCTTTCATCCGCCGGCTCCTGCCCGGCGGCTCACGATCTACATCGGCGAGTCCGATCGGTGGCACGGGAAACCCCTGTACGAGGAGATCGTTCTCAAGGCGAGAGAATTGCACCTCGCCGGCGCAACAGTTCTGCGGGGGCCGATGGGATTCGGAGCGGACAGCCGCATCCACACAACAAAGATTCTGCGCTTGAGCGAAGATCTTCCGATTGTCGTGCAGATCGTCGACAGCGCCGCAAACGTGTCGCTCCTGCTCGCGGAGCTTGAGGGCATGGTCAGCGGGGGGCTTGTGACGGTGGAGGACGTGGGCGTCGCAATCTACAGCCCATCCGCAAAGTCTTCCGGCCGGGTTTGA
- a CDS encoding PP2C family protein-serine/threonine phosphatase, which produces MLQRRRPWREELEIIDKTMKSVSGITDPNQMVEVYWDGVGELWPMDHYLSLSRRGVDPPKYLITRSSRFTEHFNPWTQREKLPVLSGGILGEVAYADKPLVITDLDKRLAKDDPAWFYLEGFHTLIALPQYEDGKGLNIGISLLAPGEEFDESMLPMMHWQAGLFGRGTQNLVLRNQLALALANLDRELQAVGEIQRSLLPKELPRIDGFDIAAWYQTSARAGGDYYDFFPIGEKEWGVFIADVSGHGTPAAVLMAITHAIAHTRPGSPKPVTEVLGHLNSHLAKSYTPLGSFVTGFYATLDPASGKFVYSSAGHNPPRLLRDGRILELNEAGGLPLGILEDQSYPEATAMIKPGDLLLLYTDGITEAMAPPNREGARELFGEARLDELLIRHAKDSAEECVARIQEEVTRFRAGTAPTDDQTLVAIRRTK; this is translated from the coding sequence ATGCTTCAACGTCGGCGTCCGTGGCGCGAAGAACTCGAGATCATCGACAAGACCATGAAGTCTGTTTCGGGCATCACCGACCCGAATCAGATGGTGGAGGTCTATTGGGACGGCGTCGGTGAACTCTGGCCGATGGACCATTACCTCTCGCTCTCTCGGCGCGGCGTCGATCCTCCGAAGTACCTGATTACCCGGTCATCGCGGTTTACCGAGCACTTCAATCCGTGGACGCAGCGCGAGAAGTTGCCGGTGTTGTCGGGCGGCATTCTCGGCGAAGTGGCCTATGCGGACAAGCCGCTTGTCATCACGGACTTGGACAAGCGGCTTGCGAAGGACGATCCGGCCTGGTTCTATCTCGAGGGATTTCACACGCTGATCGCGCTGCCGCAGTATGAAGACGGGAAGGGATTGAACATCGGGATTTCGCTGCTCGCGCCGGGTGAGGAATTCGATGAATCGATGCTGCCGATGATGCACTGGCAGGCGGGCTTGTTCGGGCGCGGCACGCAGAATCTCGTGCTCCGCAATCAGCTCGCGCTTGCGCTTGCGAATCTGGATCGAGAGTTGCAGGCAGTCGGCGAAATCCAGCGGTCGCTGCTCCCGAAGGAGCTCCCTCGGATCGACGGCTTCGACATCGCGGCGTGGTACCAGACGAGCGCCCGCGCGGGCGGCGATTACTACGACTTTTTCCCCATCGGTGAGAAGGAGTGGGGAGTCTTCATCGCCGACGTCTCGGGACACGGAACTCCGGCGGCGGTTCTGATGGCGATCACGCACGCGATCGCGCACACTCGACCGGGCTCGCCGAAGCCGGTGACGGAAGTGCTGGGCCATCTGAATTCACATCTCGCGAAGTCGTACACGCCGCTGGGTTCGTTCGTGACCGGTTTCTACGCGACACTCGATCCGGCGAGCGGAAAGTTTGTGTATTCCTCGGCCGGGCACAATCCGCCGCGGCTGCTGCGCGACGGCCGGATTCTGGAGTTGAATGAAGCGGGCGGTCTGCCGCTGGGCATTCTGGAAGATCAGTCGTATCCGGAAGCAACCGCGATGATCAAGCCGGGCGATTTGCTGCTTCTGTACACCGACGGAATCACCGAAGCAATGGCGCCGCCGAATCGGGAAGGTGCGAGAGAGCTCTTCGGCGAAGCGCGGCTTGATGAGTTGCTGATCCGCCACGCGAAGGACTCCGCGGAAGAATGCGTCGCACGAATTCAAGAAGAAGTCACCAGATTCCGTGCCGGAACCGCACCGACGGACGATCAGACTCTTGTCGCGATCCGCCGAACGAAGTAA
- a CDS encoding DUF2891 domain-containing protein, translating to MRTRSAEDVIDHFVAVVLNHIGREYPNKLDHVMNNAAEVKGPRELHPIFYGSFDWHSCVHGHWLLIRALRLYPGLSQARELRGLLDERFSTDNVAKEAEYLSQPLRATFERPYGWGWLLKLAAELKSPAAPGIDPSTSECLLRWSQALAPLTEAFVQRFLAFLPKATYPIRVGTHTNTAFALAISLDYARAAKNHELADAFIGKARQWYGADAHYPAWEPDGSDFLSPCLVEAECMRRVLPREEFLPWFARFLPDLRNEEPRTLFTPAFVSDRTDGQITHLDGLNLSRAWCWRAIGETLPEGDPRRELATKAYQTHLDAALPHVTGDYMGEHWLATFAMLALTEPA from the coding sequence ATGAGAACACGAAGCGCCGAGGACGTGATCGATCACTTTGTCGCCGTCGTCTTGAATCACATCGGGCGCGAGTATCCGAACAAGCTCGACCACGTGATGAACAACGCCGCGGAGGTCAAGGGTCCGCGCGAGCTTCACCCGATTTTCTACGGCTCTTTCGACTGGCACTCCTGCGTGCACGGGCACTGGCTGTTGATCCGCGCGCTGCGGCTGTATCCAGGGCTCTCGCAGGCGCGCGAGCTGCGCGGCTTGCTTGATGAGCGCTTCTCCACCGACAATGTTGCGAAGGAGGCCGAGTATCTCTCGCAGCCGCTCCGCGCCACATTCGAGCGTCCGTACGGCTGGGGATGGCTCCTCAAGCTGGCGGCAGAACTGAAGTCGCCTGCGGCGCCCGGTATTGATCCGAGCACTTCGGAATGTCTATTGAGGTGGAGTCAAGCACTTGCGCCGCTGACTGAGGCATTTGTTCAGCGATTCCTCGCGTTTCTGCCGAAGGCGACCTACCCGATTCGGGTCGGCACACACACGAACACAGCATTCGCCTTGGCGATCAGCCTCGATTATGCTCGCGCCGCGAAAAATCACGAGTTGGCGGATGCGTTCATCGGGAAGGCGCGACAGTGGTACGGCGCGGACGCACACTATCCGGCATGGGAGCCGGACGGTTCGGACTTTCTTTCGCCGTGTTTGGTCGAAGCCGAGTGCATGCGCCGCGTGCTGCCCCGGGAAGAGTTTCTCCCTTGGTTCGCTCGCTTTTTGCCCGATCTCCGCAATGAGGAACCTCGAACGCTCTTCACTCCCGCGTTTGTCAGCGACAGGACCGATGGCCAGATCACGCACCTCGACGGGCTCAACCTCAGCCGCGCGTGGTGCTGGCGGGCAATCGGCGAGACGCTTCCCGAAGGCGATCCGCGGCGGGAACTTGCGACCAAGGCGTACCAGACTCACCTCGATGCCGCGCTGCCGCACGTCACCGGCGACTACATGGGTGAGCACTGGCTCGCGACGTTCGCGATGCTCGCGCTGACGGAGCCGGCGTAG
- a CDS encoding DUF1579 domain-containing protein: protein MSKQTVIVAMGISVVGLLAAVGSIAMGDPSKDMKPAGQPMDMQLPPGWTPQDMQACMEAGTPGEQHKVLASGAGKWNGKNQMWMAPDTPPMASECVATITPIMDGRYTKCEITGDMPGMGPFTGFGIYGFDNVSKQYVSSWIDNMSTGMLQGTGELSENGKVLTWNYTYNCPITKKQTPMREVETITGPNSKTLEMWGIDPKSGKEFKMMKIDFTRQSS, encoded by the coding sequence ATGAGCAAACAAACGGTCATCGTGGCAATGGGAATCTCAGTCGTCGGGCTTCTCGCGGCGGTCGGCTCGATCGCCATGGGAGATCCTTCCAAGGACATGAAGCCCGCCGGTCAGCCAATGGACATGCAGCTCCCGCCGGGCTGGACGCCGCAGGACATGCAGGCATGCATGGAAGCCGGTACTCCGGGCGAACAGCACAAGGTCTTGGCGTCGGGCGCCGGAAAGTGGAACGGAAAGAACCAGATGTGGATGGCGCCCGACACGCCGCCGATGGCGAGCGAGTGCGTGGCCACGATCACGCCCATCATGGACGGTCGCTACACCAAGTGTGAAATCACCGGCGATATGCCCGGCATGGGACCTTTCACAGGCTTCGGCATCTACGGCTTCGACAACGTGAGCAAGCAGTATGTTTCTTCGTGGATCGACAACATGAGCACGGGCATGCTCCAGGGAACGGGCGAACTCTCTGAGAACGGGAAGGTCCTGACCTGGAACTACACGTACAACTGCCCCATCACCAAGAAGCAGACGCCGATGCGCGAAGTCGAGACCATCACGGGACCGAATTCCAAGACACTCGAAATGTGGGGGATCGATCCCAAGAGCGGCAAGGAATTCAAAATGATGAAGATCGATTTCACTCGTCAGTCGTCGTAA
- a CDS encoding aminopeptidase, with translation MRDPLLDKLARVLVHHCARVEPNDLVTIVGDTGCSEAVEAVFEEALRAGAHPSFHVRSDALHELLLRYGTEVQLRHICPFEDFRLEHCDVLIFLKQPRNTRSPGRIDAANAVLAQAARRGLIAKSLRRAAEDRMRYVLTEIPGHAAAQDAEMSLEQYADRVYRAGFLHLPDPLQEWRRLHACQQSLCDFLSKKSHLRFRVPASAIGGRLEGTDLTVDVSSRAWVNCAGGENFPDGEVFSGPRDVNGVVTFNFPAVHRGKEMDGIRLRFRDGRVVEASATTSQDHLLKLLDMDEGSRNAGEIGIGTNYQLTEIWKNAFFDEKIGGTFHIALGAGYPETGNTNQSGLHWDLVCDLRNGGTIEADGEVIQRDGRFLNPGFPRADGPARHSNLGSDSIGGIFLRLTHGRLS, from the coding sequence ATGCGAGATCCGCTTCTCGACAAGCTCGCGCGCGTGCTTGTGCATCACTGCGCACGAGTAGAGCCCAACGACCTCGTCACGATCGTCGGCGACACCGGATGCTCGGAAGCCGTCGAAGCTGTGTTCGAAGAAGCATTGCGTGCCGGCGCGCACCCGAGCTTTCATGTTCGGAGCGATGCGCTTCACGAACTCCTTTTGAGATACGGCACCGAGGTACAACTGCGACACATCTGCCCGTTCGAGGATTTCAGACTCGAGCACTGCGACGTGCTCATTTTTCTCAAACAGCCGCGGAACACGCGATCACCGGGTCGGATCGATGCCGCAAACGCGGTGCTCGCCCAAGCGGCCCGCCGCGGTCTCATCGCCAAATCGCTGAGACGTGCCGCGGAAGATCGTATGCGGTACGTGCTCACCGAGATTCCCGGCCATGCCGCGGCACAAGACGCGGAAATGTCGCTCGAGCAATACGCCGATCGCGTGTATCGCGCCGGATTTCTTCATTTGCCCGATCCGCTTCAGGAGTGGCGCCGTTTGCACGCATGCCAGCAATCACTCTGCGATTTTCTGTCCAAGAAGAGTCACCTCCGCTTTCGCGTCCCAGCTTCGGCGATTGGCGGCCGATTGGAAGGAACCGATCTGACGGTCGATGTTTCGAGCCGCGCGTGGGTCAATTGCGCCGGGGGCGAGAATTTTCCCGACGGGGAAGTCTTCAGCGGTCCACGCGATGTGAATGGCGTTGTGACTTTCAATTTTCCGGCGGTGCACCGTGGCAAAGAAATGGACGGCATTCGCCTGCGCTTCAGGGACGGCCGAGTGGTCGAGGCAAGCGCCACGACGAGCCAAGACCACTTGCTCAAATTGCTCGACATGGACGAAGGATCTCGCAACGCGGGCGAAATCGGAATCGGCACCAATTATCAATTGACCGAGATCTGGAAGAACGCGTTCTTCGACGAAAAGATCGGCGGCACTTTTCACATCGCGCTCGGCGCCGGCTACCCAGAAACCGGCAATACAAACCAGTCCGGCCTGCACTGGGATCTGGTCTGCGATCTCCGAAACGGCGGAACGATCGAAGCCGACGGCGAAGTCATTCAGCGCGACGGCAGATTTCTCAATCCTGGTTTTCCGCGTGCCGACGGACCAGCGCGACACAGCAACTTGGGAAGCGACTCGATTGGCGGCATATTTTTGCGGTTGACTCACGGGAGACTTTCATGA